The Methylopila sp. M107 genome contains the following window.
CCCCGCCAGGCCCGCGCGCCCGAACCACGTTCCCAGGCGAAAGCCGCCCCCACGCCGCCGATCGCCTCGCTGCGCGCGGCGCTCGCTGAAATCTCGGCGCGCCAGAAGACGCTCGACGCCGAAGTCGAGGCGCCTGTCGCCAGGGCCCGCGAGCCCGAGCCCCGCCGCAGCGAGCCTGCGCCCCGCGCCGCTCCGGCCTATGCGCTGCCCGCGCCAAAGCCGGCGCCCGACCTCTCCGTTCCGTTGCAGGAGCTTCGCGCCGAACTCGACCGGATGGGGCGCTCCGTCGCCGACCTGCCGACGCGCGCCGAAATCGACCGCATGACGCGGGAGATGGCCGGTCTCGCGCAGCGCCTGACCGACGACCGCCCGGCGCGGCTCGACCGCGATTCGCTGTCGGCCATCGACCAGCTGGTGTCGGAGGTCGACCGCATGCGCGCCGACGCGCCGAGCCCGCAGGTCATCTCCAAGCTCGCCGAAGAGGTTCATGCGATCTCGGCGCGCCTCGAAGTGCTCGGCCCGCGCAGTTCGAACGCGATCGACTCGATCGCACGCCGCGTCGACGACGTCCGAGCCGAGCTCGACCAGTTCCCGCGCGTCGCCGCCGTCGATGCGGTCGCGCATGAAATCCACGCGCTGATCGGCCGGCTCGACGCCCAGGAGGCGATCGCCAGGCCGACCCGCGAGGCGGTCGTCGGGCTCGCCGGCCGCGTGCAGGCGATGGACGGCCAGATCGCGGCGATCGCCGAGGCCGCCGCGGCGCGCGACGAGGCGCTGGAGCGCATCAACACGACGATCCGCACCGAGCTCGACGATCTGCCGCGGGCCGCCGCCGTCTCCGACCTCGGCCGGCAGATCGACGCCCTGACGGAGGGCCTCAAGTCCCGCTCGGCGATCGGTCCCGCGCTCAAGGCGGTCGAGGGCCTCGCCGACAAGGTCGAGGCGCTCGACGACAAGATCGCGGCCATCGCGTCCTTCCGGGAGGAAGACGCCGGCCGCCTGACGGAACTGGTGCGCGGCGAGTTTGCGGCAGCGTCCCGTCCCGAGGCGTTCGAAAAGCTCGGCCGGCGCATCGAGGCGCTCGACGACCGGGTCGCGTCGATCGCGTCGCGTCGCGAGGAGGAGGCCGGCTGGCTCAGCGACTCGCTCCGCGACGAGATCGCCGCCGTCGCCCGCCCGGCCGCGTTCGACGAGCTGAGCCGCCAGATCGAGGAGATCAACGAGCGGCTGGCGGAAGACCGTCGCGCCCCGGATCCGGCTCTGGACTCGCTGACCTTCCGCATCGACGAGCTCGGCGCCCGCTTCGAATCCATGACGACCGCGACCCGGACCCGCGGCGCCGCGCTGGAGCAGATCGAGGAGTCGATCCGCGCCATCGCCGAGCAGCTGCTCGTCTCCCGTTCGCCGTCGGCCGCCGGATCGAGCGCGCTCGAGGCCGAGGTCGTGCGGCTCGTCGAGGGGCTCGAGCAGAACGACAACCGCATCGAGGACCTCCACCACGCCTTCACGGGCCTCGCCGGCCGGATCGAGCGCAGCTGCGCCGATCTCGGCGCGCACGCCGTGCAGTCCGCGGTCGCGGCGGCGCGCGACGTGCTCGGCGCCGAGACCTCGGACGTCCGACTCGAAAGCGAACTCGCCTCCGCGCTCGCCGAACTGCGCGCCTCCTCGGCGCAGAGCGAGCGCCGGGCCGCCGACGCGCTCGACGCCGTCCGCTCCACCCTCGAACATCTGCTCGACCGCATGGAGAACCAGCCGGAGCCGGCTCGCCACGAGCCGCCGGTCCCGCCCTATCGTCAGTTCGGACTGCAGACATCCGAGGTCGAGAACGCCACCGAAGCGGCGCGCGCGGCCGCCATGCGCGCCATGGAGGAGATCGCCGACACGCCGCGGCCGTCGCCGGTCCGCGCCCCTCAGACCGACGAGCCGGACCTCCGCTACTACGGCGATTTCGGTCCCGACCATCCGCTGGAGCCGGGCGCCGGCCAGCCGCGCGCCGAAAACGAAACCGTCCAGCCCGCGCCGCAGTCCGCAGCCTCGCTGATCGCCTCGGCGCGCCGCGCGAAGGCGCAGACGGCCGCCGACCCGCTTGAGGACGCGCCGGCCGTCGGCGGCCCCGAGAAGCGCGCATCGCCGTTCTCCGGCGCTCTCGCGACGATCCGCAAGAGCAAGCGCCCGATCCTGTTCGGCGTCGCGGCCGTGTTGATCGTCTTCACCGCGATCTATGTCGCGAGCGGCATGACGGGCGAGGCCGAGCAGGCCCCGCCCGCTCCGCAGTCGCGCGTCGCTCCGGCCGACGAGCCGCGCGTCGGGGCGCTCGGCTCACGCGTGGACGCCGCGCCGAAGACGTCCGAGCTCGCCGCCGTCGACGATCGCGAAGACGCGAGCGGCGAATTCGCCGCCGCCGAAGATCCCGAACCCAAATCCGCCGAGGTCGCGGCCCAAGAGACTGCGACGCCCGAGACTCCGAAAGTCGAAGCCCCGAAGGCGCCGGTGCTTGCGGAGGCTCCCAAGGTCCCGCCGGCCGAGAAGGCGAGCGAGCCCGTGGCGTCGCAGGCTTCCATTCCGCCCCGCGCCCCGGCGCGCGACCTCACCGGCTTCGCCTTCGCCGAGGCGAGCGCCGCGTCGAAGTCCCGCGCAGACTGGAAGATGGCGGAGCCGGCCGCCACCGGCTCGATCAGCCGCGATCCGTTCGCGCTGCCCGACGCGATCGGGGGCGCGACGCTGAAGAGCCGCGCCCAGGCCGGCGATCCGGCCGCCGAGGTCGAGGTCGGCGACCGCCTGCTCGACGGCAGGGGCGTCCCCGCCGACGCCGCGGCCGCGGCGCGCTGGTTCGCTAAGGCCGCCGCGCAGGGCTCGGCCCCCGCGCAGCACCGGCTCGGCAGCCTCTACGAGAAGGGCCGCGGCGTGGCGCGCGACGTCCCGGCCGCCCGCCGCTGGTACGAGCAGGCCGCGGCCTCCGGCAATGTCCGCGCGATGCACAATCTGGGCGTCGTCCACGCCGAGGGCGGGCTCGGCAAGCCGGACTACGGCGCGGCGATGGTGTGGTTCCGGATGGCCGCCGAGCGCGGCCTGAACGACAGCGGCTACAATCTCGCGGTGCTCGCGGCGCGTGGGCTTGGCGGCAAGCGCGACATGGTCGAGGCCTACAAGTGGTTCGCGCTCGCGGCCGAACAGGGCGACGAGGACGCCGCGAAGAAGCGCGACGAGGTCGGCAAGGCGCTTGGCTCCACCATCACCGTCGCCAAGGCCGCGGTGGCCTCGTTCAAGCCGAAGCCCGTCGACCCCGCCGCCAACGAGCCCGAAACGCCCCCCGGCGGCTGGGATCGCGTCGCGACGCGTGCGAAGGACGGCGGCGCCGGTCCGGTCGCCCGCTGAAGGCTAAAGGCCGAGGCGCGGACGATCGAAAGGCGCGGCCTCGCCTGCGTCCATCGGCAGTGTCCCCGACTTGATCGCCGGGCTCTACGGTCTGAGAAACGCGTGCATGCCCCGCATCGCCGGGCATGCCGATTCTTTCTGATCCGCCTTTTGTCCCGGATCAGGCCGCCCGGACGCGCGCATGCAGGTCTATCTCCCCATCGCGGAACTGCCGGTCGACGTGCTGCTGGTGCTCGCGATGAGCCTCGGCATCGGCTTCGTCTCGGGCATGTTCGGGATCGGCGGCGGGTTCCTCATGACGCCTCTGCTGATCTTCATCGGCGTGCCGACCGCGGTCGCGGTCGCGTCCGAAGCGCCGCAGATCGCGGCCTCCGCCTTCACCGGCGCTCTCGCCTACTGGCGACGGCGCGCGATCGACGTGAAGCTTGGGCTGGTGCTGCTCGGCGGCGGCGTCATCGGCAGCGCGCTCGGCGTCGCGTTCTTCAACGCCATGCGCGCGGCGGGCCAGCTCGACACCTTCATCGCCGTCTCCTACGTGGCGATGCTGGGCGCGATCGGCGGGCTCATGCTGGTCGAGTCGTTGCGCGCCTCTTTTCGCAAGGAGGACGAACCGGCCCAGCGCCGCCCGTCGGCGCGGCGGCTCGTGGACCGGTTTCCGCTGAAACTCAGGTTCCGCCGTTCGATGATCCATGCGAGCGCGATCCCGCTCGTCGCGCTTGGCGCTTTCATCGGTTTCGCCGGCGCGGTGCTGGGCGTCGGCGGCGGTTTCCTGCTGGTGCCGGCGCTGGTCTACGTGTTCCGCGTGCCGACCGCCGTGGTGGTCGGCACCTCGCTGTTCCAGATTCTCGTCACGATGCTCGCCTCGACGATGATGCACGCAGTCACCAACGGTTCGGTCGACATCGTGCTGGCGACCCTGCTGATGATCGGCGGC
Protein-coding sequences here:
- a CDS encoding sulfite exporter TauE/SafE family protein, which produces MQVYLPIAELPVDVLLVLAMSLGIGFVSGMFGIGGGFLMTPLLIFIGVPTAVAVASEAPQIAASAFTGALAYWRRRAIDVKLGLVLLGGGVIGSALGVAFFNAMRAAGQLDTFIAVSYVAMLGAIGGLMLVESLRASFRKEDEPAQRRPSARRLVDRFPLKLRFRRSMIHASAIPLVALGAFIGFAGAVLGVGGGFLLVPALVYVFRVPTAVVVGTSLFQILVTMLASTMMHAVTNGSVDIVLATLLMIGGSIGSQFGVRIGQRLSGPRLRLLLAIMLLTVAGRFLVDLVRQPEEPFSLSTTDRA
- a CDS encoding SEL1-like repeat protein, translated to MSVSDSWGRREFRGGGSRDRSEAAPRPAERGASERSLAELADRLAEARQAGDPAPEELERLVDMLARNEVDPGDRLTRALEGFARLSEERRRVARPERKPESYRGERPVPGPQPGDPRRQPAPAPIPNEVEAHLTDFARTLPSSRPEAGKEAPARAYTPEPRQARAPEPRSQAKAAPTPPIASLRAALAEISARQKTLDAEVEAPVARAREPEPRRSEPAPRAAPAYALPAPKPAPDLSVPLQELRAELDRMGRSVADLPTRAEIDRMTREMAGLAQRLTDDRPARLDRDSLSAIDQLVSEVDRMRADAPSPQVISKLAEEVHAISARLEVLGPRSSNAIDSIARRVDDVRAELDQFPRVAAVDAVAHEIHALIGRLDAQEAIARPTREAVVGLAGRVQAMDGQIAAIAEAAAARDEALERINTTIRTELDDLPRAAAVSDLGRQIDALTEGLKSRSAIGPALKAVEGLADKVEALDDKIAAIASFREEDAGRLTELVRGEFAAASRPEAFEKLGRRIEALDDRVASIASRREEEAGWLSDSLRDEIAAVARPAAFDELSRQIEEINERLAEDRRAPDPALDSLTFRIDELGARFESMTTATRTRGAALEQIEESIRAIAEQLLVSRSPSAAGSSALEAEVVRLVEGLEQNDNRIEDLHHAFTGLAGRIERSCADLGAHAVQSAVAAARDVLGAETSDVRLESELASALAELRASSAQSERRAADALDAVRSTLEHLLDRMENQPEPARHEPPVPPYRQFGLQTSEVENATEAARAAAMRAMEEIADTPRPSPVRAPQTDEPDLRYYGDFGPDHPLEPGAGQPRAENETVQPAPQSAASLIASARRAKAQTAADPLEDAPAVGGPEKRASPFSGALATIRKSKRPILFGVAAVLIVFTAIYVASGMTGEAEQAPPAPQSRVAPADEPRVGALGSRVDAAPKTSELAAVDDREDASGEFAAAEDPEPKSAEVAAQETATPETPKVEAPKAPVLAEAPKVPPAEKASEPVASQASIPPRAPARDLTGFAFAEASAASKSRADWKMAEPAATGSISRDPFALPDAIGGATLKSRAQAGDPAAEVEVGDRLLDGRGVPADAAAAARWFAKAAAQGSAPAQHRLGSLYEKGRGVARDVPAARRWYEQAAASGNVRAMHNLGVVHAEGGLGKPDYGAAMVWFRMAAERGLNDSGYNLAVLAARGLGGKRDMVEAYKWFALAAEQGDEDAAKKRDEVGKALGSTITVAKAAVASFKPKPVDPAANEPETPPGGWDRVATRAKDGGAGPVAR